The following are encoded together in the Pseudodesulfovibrio indicus genome:
- the icd gene encoding NADP-dependent isocitrate dehydrogenase has product MATRTVYYIEGDGIGPEVWKAGRPVLNKAVEMAYNGANTLDWQELLAGEKGFAETGEHLPKATMEALAGADLAMKGPLNTPVGKGFRSLNVTLRQVFDLYACIRPIKYFKGIESPVKRPDLVDMVVFRENTEDVYAGIEYQSGSPEAKKLIEFLVDELGANLDPTASVGIKPITPAGSKRLVKKAIDFAIAEGRPSVTLVHKGNIMKTTEGGFRAWGYELAEQEYAGKVVREGEDGSGVIIKDRIADAMFQNVLMYPEQYSVIATTNLNGDYISDALAAQVGGLGLAPGVNMGDKLAFFEPTHGTAPTIAGKDMANPGSLVLSGAMMLEHIGWHEAAALIHASVEKTLAAKKVTVDLAAQINGSTRVGCQEFGELLLANL; this is encoded by the coding sequence TTGGCTACGAGAACTGTATACTACATCGAAGGTGACGGCATCGGCCCCGAAGTCTGGAAGGCCGGTCGCCCCGTTTTGAACAAGGCCGTCGAGATGGCCTACAACGGGGCCAATACGCTCGACTGGCAGGAACTGCTGGCCGGTGAAAAGGGATTCGCCGAGACCGGCGAACACCTGCCCAAGGCGACCATGGAAGCCCTGGCCGGGGCCGACCTGGCCATGAAAGGCCCCCTCAACACGCCGGTGGGCAAGGGGTTCCGCAGCCTGAACGTCACCCTGCGCCAGGTCTTCGACCTCTACGCCTGCATCCGTCCCATCAAATATTTCAAGGGGATCGAATCCCCGGTCAAGCGCCCGGACCTCGTGGACATGGTCGTGTTCCGCGAGAACACCGAGGACGTCTACGCCGGTATTGAATACCAGTCCGGCTCCCCGGAAGCCAAGAAATTAATCGAGTTTCTCGTGGACGAGCTGGGCGCGAACCTCGACCCCACGGCCTCCGTGGGCATCAAGCCCATCACCCCGGCGGGCTCCAAGCGGCTGGTCAAGAAGGCCATCGACTTCGCCATAGCCGAGGGCAGGCCGTCCGTGACCCTGGTCCACAAGGGCAACATCATGAAGACCACCGAGGGCGGCTTCCGCGCCTGGGGCTACGAGCTGGCCGAGCAGGAATACGCGGGCAAGGTCGTGCGCGAGGGCGAGGACGGGTCCGGCGTGATCATCAAGGACCGCATCGCCGACGCCATGTTCCAGAACGTGCTCATGTACCCGGAACAGTACTCGGTCATCGCCACCACCAACCTGAACGGCGACTACATCTCCGACGCCCTGGCCGCGCAGGTGGGCGGACTCGGCCTGGCCCCCGGCGTGAACATGGGCGACAAGCTCGCCTTCTTCGAGCCGACCCACGGCACCGCCCCGACCATCGCGGGCAAGGACATGGCCAACCCCGGCTCCCTGGTCCTGTCCGGGGCCATGATGCTCGAACACATCGGCTGGCACGAGGCCGCCGCCCTGATCCACGCCTCCGTGGAAAAGACCCTGGCCGCCAAGAAGGTCACCGTGGACCTGGCCGCCCAGATCAACGGCTCCACCCGCGTGGGCTGCCAGGAGTTCGGCGAACTCCTGCTCGCCAACCTCTAG
- a CDS encoding HyaD/HybD family hydrogenase maturation endopeptidase has protein sequence MPEQDKRILVLGVGNILFTDEGFGVRVAEELEQKYVFSDNVTVLDGGTLGLKLMGPIMESDYLIIVDIVLNEGTPGEIFRLLGEDLNKACAFKNSMHQTDLLDTLAQCSIIGNVPDDVILYGIEPINYKDMSAALSPELEARLPEMEKLILEEVTAAGGTYSPRTDENPATERIYVPRDTCRNS, from the coding sequence ATGCCTGAACAAGATAAACGCATTCTCGTACTGGGCGTCGGCAACATCCTGTTCACCGACGAGGGATTCGGCGTCCGCGTGGCCGAGGAACTTGAGCAGAAATACGTGTTCTCCGACAACGTCACCGTGCTCGACGGCGGCACCTTGGGCCTCAAGCTCATGGGGCCGATAATGGAGTCCGACTACCTGATCATCGTGGACATCGTGCTCAACGAAGGCACGCCGGGCGAGATCTTCCGCCTCCTGGGCGAGGACCTCAACAAGGCGTGCGCCTTCAAGAACTCCATGCACCAGACCGACCTGCTCGACACCCTCGCCCAGTGCAGCATCATCGGAAACGTGCCGGACGACGTGATCCTCTACGGCATCGAGCCGATCAACTACAAGGACATGTCCGCCGCCCTGTCTCCGGAGCTCGAAGCCCGGCTGCCGGAGATGGAGAAACTGATCCTCGAGGAAGTGACCGCAGCAGGCGGCACCTACTCCCCCAGGACCGACGAGAACCCCGCAACGGAGAGAATCTATGTGCCTCGCGATACCTGCCGAAATTCTTGA
- a CDS encoding HypC/HybG/HupF family hydrogenase formation chaperone, translated as MCLAIPAEILEITDGVATCKVGEGNTTVQASIMLMDEEVAIGDYIIIHAGFALRKLDPKEAQETLKILRDMVELLGGENYQHEML; from the coding sequence ATGTGCCTCGCGATACCTGCCGAAATTCTTGAGATCACCGACGGCGTCGCCACCTGCAAGGTCGGCGAAGGCAATACCACCGTCCAGGCGTCCATCATGCTCATGGACGAAGAGGTCGCCATCGGCGACTACATCATCATCCACGCCGGATTCGCCCTGCGCAAACTCGACCCCAAGGAAGCACAGGAAACCCTCAAGATCCTGCGCGACATGGTCGAACTGCTGGGCGGCGAAAACTACCAGCACGAAATGCTCTAA